ATTAATTTTAGGGGATAGGGAGTTTCATGGGGTAGAATTATCTTATTGGTTAAAGAAACGAAACCGAACGGCTAAAAATCCCATCTATTTTGCTTTTCGAGAAAGGAAAAATGTCTACATTAGAAGAAGTAAGAAGAATCAAAAACGCTTTCAAGATTTAACCCTGACCCCAGGAGTCAAAGTTTTTGAAAAAAACATTTTTATCACCAAGCAAAAAGGGTTTGGTCGCTTTAATGTATTGGCTTATCAGAAGAGAAAATATAGAAACCATCAGGAAGAAGAACCTTGGTTTATTATAACCAATTTAGATAACCCATCCGAAGTCATAAAATATTATAAAATCAGAGGTGGAATTGAAGCTATGTTTCGAGATTATAAGAGTGGAGGATATAATCTCGAAGGGAGTAAAGCTAATATTCATCGACTTACTAACTTGATTTTATTAATAGCTATTGCTTATACTTTATCGGCTTTAAAAGGGAAGTCAATTAAAAATAGAGGATATCAAAAGTATATATCTAGACTAACAGAACCGAAAAGACAAGTCAGAAGACATAGTGAATTTTGGGTAGGGCTATATGGACAAAGTTGGGTCTTAGCCTGGGATTTCTGTTACTTGTTTGTTGAACAAATTATGAGAATTAACCTTCACAAAATTAATGAATATAACCGAGGTTTAAAAGCCTTATCTGCTATTAGTTAATTTCCTCTTATTTCGTCGCATACATTGTAACCATGTAATCAGTTAAACAATAACTGATAAATTTATTGTATCATTTTTTCAGCTATTCAAATAATAATCGAAAAAAATTTCCCCCGCGCTTTTGTAACATTAATGAAGCCAATTGTAATAATAAAAAGCATTAGTGAGAGTTATTAATAACGGGGATTTTAAATTTAAGTCAAGTCGGCAAACTACGCTCTGGTAAGCCTTTCCCAACTCTTGTCACCCCGTCAAGGTATTCCTGTATATGATCTTCAAAATGTGCCATTTCCCGATGACTTTGATAT
The window above is part of the Rippkaea orientalis PCC 8801 genome. Proteins encoded here:
- a CDS encoding IS4 family transposase, translating into MDFLPFYQDYLQNALSKSKFLLLRILIWLLQVHKQVRIERLAAYLPLPILYESRRKKIQRFLVEPCLSLVLLWFPLIKLIVEREFKPGSRLTLVLDRTQWQDKNVFMISVVWRKRAFPIYWQILEKKGSSNVKEQIALIRPVLKLFADYELLILGDREFHGVELSYWLKKRNRTAKNPIYFAFRERKNVYIRRSKKNQKRFQDLTLTPGVKVFEKNIFITKQKGFGRFNVLAYQKRKYRNHQEEEPWFIITNLDNPSEVIKYYKIRGGIEAMFRDYKSGGYNLEGSKANIHRLTNLILLIAIAYTLSALKGKSIKNRGYQKYISRLTEPKRQVRRHSEFWVGLYGQSWVLAWDFCYLFVEQIMRINLHKINEYNRGLKALSAIS